The DNA window TCAGTCTGGCCGAGCTGCAGCAGTTCAGCACCCTGATCGACGAGGACGTCTTCGACGTACTCACCCTTGAGGGCTCAGTAAACGCGCGCAACCACATTGGTGGAACGGCACCCGCCCAGGTGAAAGCCGCCGCCCAGCGGGCCGCGGAGAAGTTGGCCCAGCGCAGCTGATCTGACCGACACCAAAATTTATCTTTCTAAGAAGGCAATTACCCTTTTTGGTGGTATGGTAAACCCTTTGGTGCGCGCTCAATCCGCTAGTCGTTTCACCTGACGCCGATTAGCTTCGGCGCAGATGACGGCGCACGATCTGACGCCAACCCTTTTTGCCTCAGGAGTTCTACACCCCATGCCCGCCCGCATGCGCTCATTGCTGTGTCTGCTTTCGCCACTGCTGCTGGTCAGTGCCTGTAACGACACTGACGCTACCCAAGCCGCCCCACGGCCACCTGCAGCCGTAGCGATTCAAACACTCGCGCCTCAGGAAATCCAGCAGCGCATTCAGGCGCTGGGTACCTTGCTCGCCCGTGAATCTATCGACGTCACCGCCAGCGTCAGTGAAAAGATCACCTCACTGAAGTTTAGCGATGGCGACACCGTCAGCGAAGGCCAGCTCCTGGCCACCCTGGCGCAACAGGAAGAACAGGCACTGCTGGCCGCCGCCAAGGCCGATCTTGCGGAGCAAGAGCGAGAGTTGAAACGCCTGGAGGGACTCATTCAGCGCAAGGTGGCCGCCCAAACCGAGTACGACCAACGCCAGACTGCCAAGCTGCAAGCCCTGGCTCGAATCAAGGAGGTGGAGGCCATGATTGCCGAGCGCAACATCACGGCCCCCTTTGCCGGACAGGTGGGCCTGCGCCAGGTCAGCCCCGGCGCCCTGGTGACACCGGGTGAGGTCATTACCACCCTGGATGACACCAGCGTGATGCGAATGGATTTTCAGATTCCTGCCCTCTACCTCACCAGCATTGCCAAAGGGCAAACCGTGGAAGCCTACAGCGAAGCCTTACAGCGCCGCTTTAGCGGGACGATTACCGCAATCGACAGCCGCATTGACCGGGTCGCCCGCAACATCAATGTGCGAGCCGAACTGGCCAACCCCGACGGACAACTCAAGCCCGGCATGCTGATGCGCCTGGCGCTCATCACCCAACAACGTCAGGCCTTGATGGTGAAAGAAGAAGCCCTGCAGAGCGTGCAAGACCAGCACTTTGTTTGGGTGGTGGACGACAGCAACACCGCGCGCAAACAGCAAATTGAACTGGGCCTGCGCCAGCCCGGACTGGTTGAAGTCCGCGCCGGACTGAACGCCGGTACCAAGGTCATCTACCAGGGCTATGACATGCTGCGCGACGGTGCTTCCGTAGCACCCCAAAGCGACAGCGCTGCCCCGCAAGACTGACCGGACAATCACCCGCCAGGTAACCACGACTCTTTGCGAAGCCCAACATGCTGCTATCAGATCTTTCAGTGAAACGCCCCGTGTTCGCCACGGTTGTCAGCCTGCTACTGGTAGCCTTCGGCCTACTGTCCTTTGAGCGCTTGGCCCTGCGGGAATACCCGGACATTGATCCGCCAATTGTGTCGATCACCACTCAATATATTGGCGCCTAAGCCGAGGTGGTAGAGTCACGAATCACCCAGGTGATTGAAGACAACATCTCCGGTGTGGAGGGCATCAAAACCATCAGCAGCGCCAGCCAGGACAGCTTTTCATCGATCAATATCGAGTTTGAGCTGGACCGGGATATCGATGCGGCTGCCAACGATGTTCGCGATCGGGTGTCACGGGTGATGGGCAACCTGCCCGACGAAGCCGAAGCCCCCCAAGTACAAAAGGCCGATGCCGACGACAACGTGATTGTCTGGTTCAACTTAACCTCTACCAAAATGAGTCTGCTTGAGCTGGCCGATTACGCCAACCGCTACGTGGTTGATCGCTTTTCGGCGGTCGACGGGGTCGCCCGTATCCGGGTCAGCGGCGGCCCGGACTACGCCATGCGCATCTGGCTGGACCGCGAGGCGATGGCCGCGCGGAATATCACCGCCGGCGAAGTCGAGGCAGCCCTGCGCCGGGAGAACGTAGAACTCCCCGCCGGCACCCTGAAGTCAATCAACCGGGACTTCACCATTAAAATTAGCCGGCAATACCAGACCGAATCAGATTTCGCCGACCTGGTGCTGCGCAAGGAAGACAGCGGGTACCTGCTGCGCCTCAGCGACGTTGCCCGCATCGAGCTGGCCGCCAGCGAGTACCGCAATCTGTTCCGGGGTAATGGCGTGCCCATGGTGGGTGTGGGCATCATCAAACAGAGCACCGCAAACACCCTGTCCGTTGCCGAAGCCGCCAAGGCAGAGGCCGATGCCGTGAGGCGGTCCCTGCCCGAGGGCACCCACCTGCGCTCCAGCTACGACAGCTCCGTATTTATCAGCGGCGCCATCAGCGAGGTCTACAGCACCTTGTTCATTGCCGCCGGCCTGGTGGTGCTGGTGATCTTTATTTTCCTCGGCGATTTCCGCGCCATGCTGGTCCCCGCCTTGACCGTGCCGGTGTCATTGATTGCCACCTTCACAGCACTGTACGCACTGGGCTACACCATCAATCTTCTCACCCTGCTGGCCCTGGTGCTGGCCATCGGCCTGGTAGTGGACGACAGTATCGTCGTGCTGGAGAACATTCACCGACGCCTCCTCGACGGTG is part of the Spongiibacter taiwanensis genome and encodes:
- a CDS encoding efflux RND transporter periplasmic adaptor subunit, with the protein product MPARMRSLLCLLSPLLLVSACNDTDATQAAPRPPAAVAIQTLAPQEIQQRIQALGTLLARESIDVTASVSEKITSLKFSDGDTVSEGQLLATLAQQEEQALLAAAKADLAEQERELKRLEGLIQRKVAAQTEYDQRQTAKLQALARIKEVEAMIAERNITAPFAGQVGLRQVSPGALVTPGEVITTLDDTSVMRMDFQIPALYLTSIAKGQTVEAYSEALQRRFSGTITAIDSRIDRVARNINVRAELANPDGQLKPGMLMRLALITQQRQALMVKEEALQSVQDQHFVWVVDDSNTARKQQIELGLRQPGLVEVRAGLNAGTKVIYQGYDMLRDGASVAPQSDSAAPQD